Within the Opitutaceae bacterium TAV5 genome, the region CCCGGAATAGTCGAGCCGGTGGCGCGGATCTCCGGCTCGTCGCGGTTGATGACCCGCGGGTAGCTCTCTCCGGCGACCGGCGTGATTTCACCGATCTCCTTGCCGGGTCCGACGAGTTCGTTGAACGTCACCGTGCTCTCGCCGGTGCGCACGAAGTAACGCTGGGCGGCGTCGTTGAGCAGGCGGAGGTTGTTGACCACCTTCTTTTCCTGCTGGGTGGCATTGATGCGGTTGAAGGCGGGAATCGCCATCAGGCCGAGAACAACGATGATAAGGATGACAATGAGGGCCTCGACGAGAGTGACACCTTTGGCAGAACGAAATTTCATGTTTTGATCTCTGGAACTGGCGAAACGCATCCCGAGTCAGATGCGCCACTCCGGCATGCACGATACGGCGGTCACCA harbors:
- a CDS encoding pilus biosynthesis protein, with the protein product MKFRSAKGVTLVEALIVILIIVVLGLMAIPAFNRINATQQEKKVVNNLRLLNDAAQRYFVRTGESTVTFNELVGPGKEIGEITPVAGESYPRVINRDEPEIRATGSTIPGKETIAYTN